From the genome of Alicyclobacillus sp. SO9:
GCTGGTTCGAGGGGCATCAGTTGGTCTCCTTTCACTTTGAATTCGGTTACATCATGTCGGTGCCCAGCTTGTCTTGCCTTGGCACCCCGCTTTGGCCACTGTGCGCCATGACTCCTCATTAGGTATGATACAACAGAATGGACCTGAGTTTTTCCCCTGATCGCTTGGCGGACGGTCGCGCAGCATAGGAACCGTCAACCGTTCTTGACTGTCAATGAGGGTGATTTCACAGAGGATACGTTAAAGTGATCCCACATCCCGGAAGTCCCGTAACCGGTCACGCCTGACATGATGGCGTACTTGCCTGGTTTGTTTGCAATGAAACTAAAAGAGGCGCTTGCACCGCTTGGAATACCTTTGCTTGCATTTTTGATTGCCGCGCCAGAAAACGCAGGCTTCGGCGGAGTCTTTTTCTTCACTGCTGCAATTGGCGCAATCATCGCACTGTTGTGCAGTTGCCCCTTGTTTACAAATTGAACGTGTACATGCCAGTTTACCGGCACAGTAATCGTCATAAAACCGTTAGCGTAGCCATTGAAGTTTAATCTTCCGTTCATGGCACCGTTCATTTTCAAAGTAACAGTGTGGGTGGATGAATCTACCGTCATCCACTTCGAAGCGGGTGAGCCGGTGCTGTGGGACGAGGGTGAACTCTGTGATGTTTTTGTACCAGTTTTGGACGTCGAATTGTGAGACGCACACCCCGTCAGTGCCAGGGAAAGCAAGGTGACGGTGATACTGATATGAGACCACTGCGGGATCTTCAACGTGCTGTGACCGCTGTTAGATTTATTGAACAAATTCCATTCCCCCAATTAAAAGAACCGGTTTGGCTCTGATGTGGCAATCTGAATTTCGCACTCACTGAAATCCAGTTTCAACTCCTGGTTCAGTCAAACTCGCATTCAATCATACCAGTTTGATGAAATTATCTCACAGTTTATAAAAAGTTGGCTGAAAAATTAACGACTGTCGTGATGGCTGTCGTGATGGCTGTACATCGTATAAATTTTCCGGT
Proteins encoded in this window:
- a CDS encoding sulfocyanin-like copper-binding protein, with amino-acid sequence MFNKSNSGHSTLKIPQWSHISITVTLLSLALTGCASHNSTSKTGTKTSQSSPSSHSTGSPASKWMTVDSSTHTVTLKMNGAMNGRLNFNGYANGFMTITVPVNWHVHVQFVNKGQLHNSAMIAPIAAVKKKTPPKPAFSGAAIKNASKGIPSGASASFSFIANKPGKYAIMSGVTGYGTSGMWDHFNVSSVKSPSLTVKNG